One genomic window of Aliiroseovarius sp. M344 includes the following:
- a CDS encoding cryptochrome/photolyase family protein, with product MSTPEPSNAILLFRDDLRLSDHQALTAAVQAGHRLTCAFIHDPHAPYPPGGARRWWLHHALDVLAKHLAGHGGQLVVRHGAAADVLADLRAETGAQHVFWSRRYTPDEVAADTALKAALTSQGCTVHSHAGRYLLEPWHVTTKAGTPFKVFTPFWRASREHIRATGLGDALPVPKSITFADTIATAPLEEFDLLPTSPNWAEGFEPLWQPGEEGALARLDAFLEEGAHGYAKGRDFPAEPHTSRLSPYLQSGNISPRQIWAALDRAEHLGQMSGRDADKFRAELGWRDFAAYLLFHNRDFEDIEFQPRFRSFPWRYDTNHLTRWQRGQTGYPIVDAGMRELWQTGYMHNRVRMVVASFLVKHLRIDWRAGRDWFWDTLVDGDLASNAASWQWVAGCGADAAPYFRVFNPMMQAAKFDPDGKFIRQFVPEIADLPDKYLAAPWTAPLDVLSKAGIKLGETYPCPMVDHADARRAALTAFDELSANETGAD from the coding sequence CATCGGTTGACCTGCGCGTTCATTCACGATCCCCACGCGCCTTATCCGCCCGGAGGAGCGCGTCGGTGGTGGCTACACCATGCGTTGGACGTGCTTGCAAAACATCTGGCAGGTCACGGCGGGCAATTGGTGGTGCGTCATGGCGCTGCGGCTGACGTGTTGGCGGACCTGCGCGCAGAAACTGGAGCGCAGCATGTGTTTTGGAGCAGGCGGTATACACCCGATGAAGTCGCCGCAGATACCGCCTTGAAGGCTGCTCTGACGTCGCAAGGTTGCACGGTGCACAGTCATGCTGGTCGTTATTTATTAGAGCCCTGGCATGTCACGACCAAAGCCGGCACCCCATTCAAAGTGTTTACGCCTTTCTGGCGGGCCAGCCGCGAACACATCCGCGCCACAGGTTTAGGTGATGCGTTGCCTGTGCCAAAAAGCATTACGTTTGCCGATACCATTGCCACCGCGCCGCTTGAAGAATTCGACCTGCTGCCCACGTCCCCGAACTGGGCCGAAGGGTTTGAACCGCTCTGGCAGCCCGGTGAGGAGGGCGCTCTGGCCCGGCTGGACGCGTTTCTGGAAGAGGGTGCGCACGGCTATGCCAAGGGGCGCGATTTTCCGGCAGAGCCGCATACCTCGCGCCTGTCGCCTTACTTGCAGTCCGGCAATATCAGCCCGCGTCAGATCTGGGCGGCACTGGATCGGGCCGAGCATCTGGGCCAGATGTCGGGCCGCGATGCTGACAAGTTCCGCGCCGAACTGGGCTGGCGTGACTTTGCGGCCTATCTGCTGTTTCACAATCGCGACTTCGAAGACATCGAATTCCAACCCCGGTTCCGCAGCTTTCCATGGCGGTACGACACTAACCACCTGACAAGGTGGCAGCGCGGCCAAACCGGATATCCGATCGTCGATGCCGGGATGCGCGAGCTTTGGCAGACCGGTTACATGCATAACCGCGTGCGCATGGTGGTCGCGTCGTTTCTGGTGAAACATCTGCGCATCGACTGGCGCGCGGGGCGCGATTGGTTTTGGGACACGTTGGTTGATGGAGATTTGGCTTCGAACGCAGCCAGTTGGCAGTGGGTAGCAGGGTGCGGCGCGGATGCGGCGCCTTACTTCCGCGTGTTCAACCCGATGATGCAGGCTGCGAAGTTTGATCCTGACGGGAAATTCATTCGCCAGTTTGTGCCAGAAATAGCAGACCTGCCTGACAAATACCTAGCCGCACCGTGGACTGCGCCACTGGATGTGTTGTCGAAAGCGGGGATAAAACTGGGCGAAACCTATCCATGTCCCATGGTCGATCATGCCGACGCCCGGCGGGCTGCGTTGACGGCGTTTGATGAATTGTCC